One genomic window of Undibacterium cyanobacteriorum includes the following:
- a CDS encoding glutathione peroxidase, with protein MRLPEFELSTLSGEARNLSDFPGKAWLIVNTASHCAFTKQYAALEQLHQEFAARGLVIMGFPCDQFGHQEPGDHAEIAQFCQRNFGVSFPMFAKTDVNGERTHPLFRFLKEKAPGLLGSHAIKWNFTKFLFVPEQNQVLRYAPLFPPNLLRKKIGTILTKPIDG; from the coding sequence GTGAGGCTGCCAGAATTTGAGCTAAGCACCCTGTCCGGAGAAGCGCGCAATCTCAGTGATTTTCCGGGCAAAGCATGGTTGATCGTGAATACTGCAAGTCATTGCGCGTTCACCAAACAATACGCAGCACTTGAACAATTGCATCAAGAATTTGCTGCGCGAGGTTTAGTGATCATGGGCTTCCCTTGCGACCAATTTGGTCATCAAGAACCCGGCGATCATGCGGAAATCGCGCAGTTCTGCCAGCGCAATTTTGGTGTCAGTTTTCCTATGTTCGCCAAGACCGATGTGAATGGTGAGCGAACACATCCACTGTTTCGTTTTCTAAAAGAAAAGGCCCCAGGTTTGCTCGGCAGTCATGCGATCAAATGGAATTTCACTAAGTTCTTGTTTGTACCTGAACAAAACCAAGTATTACGTTATGCACCATTATTCCCGCCAAACCTACTGCGTAAAAAAATTGGTACCATATTGACAAAACCAATCGATGGTTAG
- a CDS encoding LytR/AlgR family response regulator transcription factor, which produces MTNPTAIIADDEDLQRLDLKRMLKAVWPELNIVAECEDGGDALDAIANLQPDIAFLDIRMPEINGLDVARASDGKCRVVFTTAFDNHAIEAFKLGAIDYLLKPITDERLQQSIDRIKAQMETGALPQNLMQVMAALDQKLRAPSEAERIKWISASLGNTIKLFPIDEVLFFESDLRYTRVVSAKDEGHIRTSIKELQKGLDPDQFWQIHRSVMVNPHAIARARRDEMGNIFVELRDHPEQLKVSQTYAWRFKSM; this is translated from the coding sequence ATGACCAATCCAACCGCTATTATTGCCGACGACGAAGATCTACAAAGGCTGGATCTCAAGCGCATGTTGAAGGCTGTTTGGCCCGAATTGAATATTGTTGCGGAATGCGAAGATGGTGGTGATGCACTCGACGCGATTGCGAACTTACAACCAGACATCGCTTTTCTCGACATTCGCATGCCGGAAATCAATGGCCTTGATGTGGCGCGCGCCAGTGACGGTAAGTGCCGCGTGGTCTTCACGACTGCCTTTGATAATCATGCGATCGAGGCCTTTAAGTTGGGTGCCATCGACTATCTCTTGAAACCCATTACCGACGAACGCTTACAGCAATCGATCGATCGCATCAAAGCGCAAATGGAAACCGGTGCCTTACCGCAGAATTTGATGCAAGTAATGGCGGCCTTAGATCAGAAGCTACGCGCTCCTAGCGAAGCGGAACGCATCAAATGGATCAGCGCCAGCTTAGGCAATACCATCAAATTATTTCCGATTGATGAAGTGCTGTTCTTCGAATCAGACCTACGATATACCCGTGTTGTTAGCGCCAAAGATGAAGGTCATATTCGCACCTCGATCAAAGAACTACAAAAGGGACTCGACCCCGATCAATTCTGGCAAATCCATCGCAGTGTGATGGTCAATCCTCATGCGATTGCACGCGCAAGGCGCGATGAAATGGGAAATATTTTCGTTGAATTACGCGACCATCCTGAACAGCTGAAGGTCAGCCAGACCTATGCGTGGCGCTTTAAGAGTATGTGA
- the proC gene encoding pyrroline-5-carboxylate reductase, which yields MRSDVKIGFIGGGNMASALIGGLLKLVDHAQQIHVVDVNTEGLQRLTQQFGVSTAAQMDQQLSEMDVVVFAVKPQNMREVVQSFAPFLKQQLLLSVAAGIRATDISRWLGGYAVIARAMPNTPAMLGLGMSGLFALEALNAEQRQHTETIMQAVGKTVWVENEAMIDAVTAVSGSGPAYVFYFIEAMQEAAMALGFSAQDANTLVLQTVRGAAQLAVESSEPVSVLRERVTSKGGTTYAALCSFEESQTKAIVAKAIKAAAERGRELGDEFGEDASSTT from the coding sequence ATGCGGTCTGATGTGAAAATTGGTTTTATCGGCGGCGGCAATATGGCGTCCGCTTTGATTGGTGGACTGTTGAAATTGGTCGATCACGCGCAACAAATTCACGTGGTGGATGTGAACACTGAGGGGTTGCAAAGACTTACTCAGCAGTTTGGCGTTTCCACGGCCGCTCAGATGGATCAACAATTGAGCGAAATGGACGTGGTGGTGTTTGCGGTGAAACCGCAAAACATGCGTGAAGTAGTACAAAGTTTCGCCCCATTTTTGAAGCAACAATTGTTGTTGTCGGTTGCTGCTGGCATTCGTGCCACTGACATCTCACGCTGGTTAGGTGGCTATGCGGTGATCGCGCGTGCGATGCCGAATACACCGGCCATGCTCGGTCTGGGTATGAGTGGCTTGTTTGCCTTGGAAGCTCTCAATGCCGAGCAACGCCAGCACACTGAAACCATTATGCAAGCCGTGGGTAAGACCGTCTGGGTCGAGAATGAAGCGATGATCGATGCAGTCACTGCTGTTTCAGGTAGCGGTCCAGCCTATGTGTTCTACTTCATCGAAGCCATGCAAGAAGCGGCGATGGCCTTAGGCTTTTCTGCGCAAGATGCGAATACCTTGGTTCTACAAACCGTGCGCGGAGCCGCGCAATTGGCGGTGGAATCGAGTGAACCAGTTTCGGTTTTACGCGAACGGGTAACCTCGAAAGGCGGTACGACGTATGCCGCGCTATGTAGTTTTGAAGAGAGCCAAACCAAGGCCATCGTCGCCAAGGCGATCAAAGCTGCTGCCGAGCGCGGGCGTGAATTGGGTGATGAGTTTGGTGAAGACGCCTCATCGACGACCTGA
- a CDS encoding DUF3472 domain-containing protein: MKRQSKQQTKQQTKQKTKQQSTKNLTDRCAGTIAATALLSFICSSNAAAQARPTTNDCEVGSSISAVTANAGTARIGSVFSTTLYDPTNETNNTTHNPKKLQVRVTKNGLAKAGCSVIWQPQNGTASGWVFPDSPVTDGNGYANAWWVAGTAKNQSLSVSMQQTDGVIKSVPITGTAYAHSTRANSIHVAWTTPTWDQFKVDVTPQTWEPTTYYMAIGFDGGYSGIQSSQTLFSLWDVNGVSPIVVDKGISTCTNFGDEGTGIKCEAPIVPKVGVAYRFELQTAVVVAGKQDYTMYFTDLSTNVRKKLGTLRIPVIKQQSGAYGFVEDWYTEGTNCLTNAVRSAKYSNVSYFDASKKAWVAVTAAKGDAVYTPNHNEICSNYKFDFANGVFNLSTGGTSVGYPLNLPNGPSTYPNAWVDNPVALPLTSGVAVNNIALAADTSRLYVINVSAGKTKLTIASSGGSGDADLYLKLGVPPTLTSYQQASEGATTVENITLNNPAAGTYYILVNASAGAISGVSLVATVQ, encoded by the coding sequence ATGAAGAGGCAAAGTAAGCAGCAAACTAAACAGCAAACTAAACAGAAAACCAAGCAGCAATCTACAAAAAATCTCACAGATCGTTGCGCTGGCACTATCGCCGCGACCGCCTTGTTGAGCTTCATTTGCAGCTCCAACGCGGCAGCACAAGCACGTCCGACCACTAATGATTGCGAAGTGGGTAGCAGCATCAGCGCAGTAACTGCTAATGCCGGAACAGCACGTATCGGTTCGGTATTTTCGACAACACTCTACGATCCAACTAATGAGACCAATAACACGACCCACAACCCGAAGAAACTGCAGGTCCGTGTGACCAAGAATGGTCTGGCGAAAGCGGGATGCTCGGTGATTTGGCAGCCGCAAAATGGGACGGCGAGCGGTTGGGTTTTTCCCGATAGTCCTGTGACCGATGGCAATGGTTATGCCAATGCTTGGTGGGTGGCGGGCACGGCGAAAAACCAGAGCTTGAGCGTCAGCATGCAGCAAACTGATGGCGTGATTAAGAGTGTGCCGATTACCGGTACGGCCTATGCACATAGCACACGCGCCAACTCGATTCATGTGGCATGGACTACACCAACATGGGATCAATTCAAAGTCGATGTGACGCCGCAGACCTGGGAGCCGACCACGTATTACATGGCGATTGGTTTTGATGGTGGATATTCAGGCATTCAAAGTTCACAGACTTTGTTCTCGTTATGGGATGTCAATGGCGTTAGCCCTATCGTGGTGGATAAAGGGATTTCAACTTGCACGAATTTCGGTGACGAAGGGACCGGCATTAAATGTGAAGCGCCTATCGTGCCGAAAGTCGGTGTGGCATATCGTTTTGAATTGCAAACGGCGGTCGTGGTCGCCGGCAAACAAGACTACACCATGTATTTCACCGATCTCTCCACCAATGTGCGAAAAAAATTGGGGACTTTGCGCATCCCAGTGATCAAGCAACAATCAGGCGCGTATGGCTTCGTCGAGGATTGGTACACTGAAGGCACGAATTGCTTAACGAATGCCGTGCGTAGTGCTAAGTACAGCAATGTCAGTTACTTTGACGCTAGCAAGAAGGCGTGGGTAGCCGTGACAGCAGCAAAAGGTGATGCGGTGTACACGCCAAATCATAATGAGATTTGCTCGAACTACAAATTTGATTTCGCGAATGGCGTCTTTAATTTGAGCACAGGTGGTACCAGTGTTGGCTATCCACTCAACCTACCAAACGGCCCTAGCACTTATCCTAACGCGTGGGTCGACAATCCTGTGGCTTTGCCTTTGACCAGTGGTGTCGCGGTGAATAACATCGCTCTCGCCGCAGACACCAGTCGTTTGTATGTAATCAATGTTTCAGCGGGTAAAACCAAATTGACGATCGCGAGTTCGGGAGGAAGTGGTGACGCCGACTTGTATCTCAAGTTAGGAGTCCCACCAACACTGACGTCCTATCAACAAGCCTCCGAGGGCGCGACTACGGTGGAAAACATTACGCTCAATAATCCTGCAGCCGGCACCTATTACATTTTGGTGAATGCATCAGCAGGGGCGATTAGTGGTGTGAGTTTGGTGGCGACGGTGCAGTAG
- a CDS encoding YggS family pyridoxal phosphate-dependent enzyme → MSLISENLQAVHQAIAQAAQRFGRNPTDIALLAVSKTFPAEDVLSAWQAGQGAFGENYVQEAVDKIARVQQLSQAQEFGANTSSAAIEWHFIGPIQSNKTRLIAENFAWVHSIERDKIAHRLSEQRPDHLPALNVCLQVNISGEASKSGVAPEQCLELARYVQSLPRLRLRGLMAVPEASEDEAQQRRAFAALASLSQRLVAAGISVDTLSMGMSGDLAAAVAEGSTMVRIGSAIFGKRNYAV, encoded by the coding sequence ATGTCCTTAATTTCCGAAAACTTGCAAGCCGTACACCAGGCAATCGCACAGGCAGCGCAGCGCTTTGGCAGGAATCCAACTGATATTGCTTTATTGGCAGTTTCTAAGACATTTCCTGCCGAAGATGTGTTAAGCGCTTGGCAAGCTGGGCAAGGTGCATTTGGTGAAAATTACGTGCAAGAGGCCGTCGACAAAATAGCCCGTGTTCAACAACTATCGCAGGCGCAAGAGTTCGGTGCAAACACATCAAGTGCTGCGATTGAATGGCATTTTATCGGTCCGATTCAGAGTAATAAAACACGCCTAATCGCTGAAAACTTCGCTTGGGTACATTCGATTGAACGCGATAAGATTGCACACCGCTTATCAGAGCAGCGACCTGATCATCTCCCGGCATTGAATGTTTGTCTGCAGGTGAATATTAGTGGGGAAGCCAGCAAGAGTGGGGTAGCACCAGAACAGTGTTTGGAGCTGGCACGCTACGTACAAAGCCTGCCGCGATTACGCTTACGCGGCCTAATGGCGGTGCCTGAAGCCAGCGAGGACGAAGCGCAACAACGGCGCGCTTTTGCGGCATTGGCATCCTTGTCGCAGAGATTGGTGGCGGCGGGTATCTCGGTTGATACTTTGTCGATGGGCATGAGTGGCGATCTCGCCGCCGCCGTCGCCGAAGGTAGTACGATGGTCAGAATTGGAAGTGCCATTTTTGGGAAGAGAAATTATGCGGTCTGA
- a CDS encoding type IV pilus twitching motility protein PilT gives MDISELLAFSVKNNASDLHLSSGLPPMIRVHGDVRRINLPPLEHKDVHALIYDIMNDGQRKQYEENLECDFSFAIPGLARFRVNAFNQERGAAAVMRTIPSKILSLEQLNAPKCFAEFSLKARGLVLVTGPTGSGKSTTLAGMVNHVNENEYGHILTVEDPIEFVHDSKKCLINQREVGPHTHSFSNALRSALREDPDVILVGELRDLETIRLALTAAETGHLVFGTLHTSSAAKTIDRIIDVFPAEEKEMVRAMLSESLQAVISQTLLKTKDGSGRVAAHEIMVGTPAIRNLIREAKIAQMYSAIQTGSNVGMQTLDQNLSDLVRRNVISASTARAAAKIPENFPG, from the coding sequence ATGGACATCTCAGAACTTCTCGCATTTTCGGTAAAGAATAACGCATCCGATCTTCATCTCTCTTCCGGTTTGCCTCCGATGATTCGCGTACACGGTGATGTTCGCCGTATCAATTTGCCACCGCTCGAGCACAAAGATGTGCATGCCTTGATTTACGACATTATGAATGACGGCCAGCGCAAGCAATACGAAGAGAATCTGGAGTGTGACTTTTCCTTCGCGATCCCTGGTCTGGCCCGTTTCCGTGTTAACGCTTTCAACCAAGAGCGTGGTGCCGCTGCCGTTATGCGTACGATTCCATCCAAGATTCTCAGCCTTGAGCAGCTGAATGCGCCAAAGTGCTTCGCCGAATTCTCGCTCAAAGCACGCGGCTTAGTGTTAGTGACAGGTCCAACCGGTTCCGGTAAATCGACCACCTTGGCGGGTATGGTGAACCATGTCAACGAAAACGAGTACGGCCATATCCTGACCGTCGAAGATCCTATCGAATTCGTGCACGACTCTAAGAAGTGTCTGATTAACCAACGTGAAGTCGGGCCACATACCCACTCCTTCTCAAACGCTTTGCGTTCCGCCTTACGTGAAGATCCTGACGTGATTCTGGTGGGTGAGTTGCGTGACTTAGAGACGATTCGTTTGGCGTTGACTGCTGCGGAGACCGGCCACTTGGTCTTCGGAACCTTGCATACCTCATCCGCTGCCAAAACGATTGACCGTATTATCGACGTCTTCCCAGCCGAAGAAAAAGAGATGGTCCGTGCGATGTTGTCTGAATCTTTACAAGCGGTTATTTCGCAGACGCTATTAAAAACCAAAGATGGATCTGGTCGTGTAGCAGCTCATGAAATTATGGTCGGCACACCGGCGATTCGTAACTTGATTCGTGAAGCCAAGATTGCGCAAATGTATTCTGCGATCCAAACGGGTAGCAATGTGGGCATGCAAACCCTGGATCAAAATCTTTCTGATTTGGTTCGTCGTAATGTGATTTCAGCATCAACAGCACGTGCTGCGGCGAAGATTCCAGAAAACTTCCCGGGCTAA
- the ubiA gene encoding 4-hydroxybenzoate octaprenyltransferase has translation MQALRQRLHWYVKLVRLDKPIGILLLLWPTLNALWLASEGIPDWKILGIFCLGTALMRSAGCAINDYADRDFDKHVKRTAERPITSGKISGKEAVMVAVILALISFALILPLNALTKQLSVAAVIVAGSYPYFKRFFAIPQAYLGIAFGFGIPMAYASIQNQVPAVAWYLLIANVFWAIAYDTEYAMVDRDDDLKIGIKTSAITFGGFDVAAVMLSYAISFAIIAYCGILLQRSWPYFAGIVVATGIALYHYFLIRGRERMACFYAFRHNNWVGAAIFAGVALDFVLG, from the coding sequence ATGCAAGCTCTACGCCAACGCCTTCATTGGTATGTCAAACTGGTCAGGCTCGACAAACCGATCGGCATCCTTCTCTTACTATGGCCTACTCTGAACGCCTTATGGTTAGCCAGTGAGGGAATCCCTGATTGGAAAATTTTAGGGATCTTTTGCCTAGGAACAGCCTTGATGCGTTCGGCCGGTTGTGCGATTAACGACTACGCCGACCGCGATTTTGATAAGCACGTCAAACGTACGGCAGAGCGCCCCATCACCAGCGGCAAAATCAGTGGCAAAGAAGCAGTCATGGTGGCGGTGATATTGGCCTTGATTTCATTTGCTTTGATCCTGCCGCTGAATGCATTGACCAAACAGCTCTCAGTCGCCGCAGTAATCGTCGCTGGTAGTTATCCCTACTTCAAACGATTCTTCGCCATCCCACAGGCCTATTTGGGAATTGCCTTTGGTTTTGGGATTCCTATGGCCTATGCCTCTATCCAAAATCAAGTGCCAGCGGTGGCGTGGTATTTATTGATCGCCAATGTGTTTTGGGCGATTGCATACGATACCGAATACGCAATGGTCGATCGTGATGATGATCTCAAAATCGGCATCAAAACCTCGGCCATTACTTTCGGAGGCTTTGATGTCGCCGCTGTCATGCTAAGTTATGCCATCAGTTTCGCCATCATCGCCTACTGCGGCATTTTGCTACAGCGCAGTTGGCCTTACTTCGCTGGCATCGTGGTCGCTACAGGCATCGCGCTCTATCACTATTTCTTAATCCGAGGACGCGAACGCATGGCCTGCTTTTATGCCTTCCGTCACAATAACTGGGTAGGCGCGGCTATTTTTGCTGGTGTGGCTTTGGATTTTGTGCTTGGCTAA
- a CDS encoding hydrogen peroxide-inducible genes activator, whose amino-acid sequence MTLTELKYIVAVARQKHFGHAAEACFVAQPTLSVAIKKLEDELGVTIFERGGTEVSTTPLGAQIVAQAERVLEQTAVIKEIAKQNKDPLSGPFRLGIIYTIGPYLLPTLVKTMIDRVPQMPLVLQENFTVKLMELLRQGELDAAIMALPLPDQGMMVQALYDEPFMVAVPKEHPWSDRESVSAQELKSETMLLLGNGHCFRDQVLEVCPEMARFSTANDGIARTFEGSSLETIRHMVASGIGITVLPRASIHDLGAKDSMLRYIPFSDRAPDRRVVIAWRKSFTRQAAIEAIRQAVLACGLAGVNMVDEPASPQ is encoded by the coding sequence ATGACACTCACAGAACTCAAATACATCGTGGCGGTGGCGCGCCAAAAACATTTTGGTCATGCGGCCGAAGCATGCTTTGTCGCACAACCAACGCTTTCGGTTGCCATCAAAAAGTTGGAAGACGAATTAGGCGTCACTATTTTCGAGCGTGGCGGCACTGAAGTCTCGACCACACCACTGGGCGCGCAAATTGTCGCGCAGGCCGAACGTGTGCTAGAGCAAACAGCAGTCATCAAAGAAATTGCGAAACAGAACAAAGATCCGCTGAGCGGCCCTTTCCGCCTCGGTATTATCTACACGATTGGCCCTTATTTGCTGCCCACCTTGGTCAAAACGATGATCGATCGCGTACCGCAAATGCCCTTGGTTTTGCAGGAAAATTTCACCGTCAAACTCATGGAATTACTGCGTCAAGGCGAACTCGATGCAGCCATCATGGCACTGCCATTGCCGGATCAAGGCATGATGGTGCAAGCCCTATACGATGAGCCTTTCATGGTCGCCGTACCGAAAGAGCATCCTTGGTCAGACCGCGAATCGGTCTCGGCTCAAGAACTCAAATCTGAAACCATGCTGTTACTCGGCAACGGCCATTGTTTCCGCGATCAAGTACTCGAAGTCTGTCCGGAGATGGCGCGCTTTTCTACGGCCAACGATGGCATTGCCCGCACCTTCGAAGGTTCTTCACTAGAGACCATCCGCCATATGGTGGCCTCGGGGATCGGTATCACCGTATTACCACGTGCCTCCATCCATGATCTCGGCGCCAAAGACAGCATGCTGCGCTACATACCGTTCAGTGATCGCGCACCGGATCGACGCGTCGTCATTGCATGGCGCAAGAGCTTCACCCGCCAAGCGGCGATCGAGGCCATTCGACAAGCCGTATTGGCCTGTGGACTTGCCGGTGTCAACATGGTGGATGAACCCGCCAGCCCGCAATAA
- a CDS encoding sensor histidine kinase, with protein sequence MNAPHHNEQASTDQPLPGTIITKLASWSVKAQHYPSFSQTWFKYRALGFALPMGVVAFIMGGISLLIALEPRVTGGEVKPHAMFLVVYIGLLTTLLLGRWLATLVRKRQLPSKQERIGIAIALVIGVAIGFGITRSAEYFLTPEAKQVKQNAQNTPTKQEASASKASEAHESSASQTTENLKSGDAQNKKVAVGVFVEDEKTSSPQKKENMANTIIWLILLVWWGGLFDFIAYLKQGRVIQEALMQEKLERYQRERNQAQMRLSVLASQVEPHFLFNTLSGVRAAMLSDPARGVVIIDHLVDYLRSTIPQMRSDGNLKLATLSNQFASIKAYLGVIHTRIPRLQFRVESEAPLNDCVVPPLMLISLVENAVKHGIEPKKGPVEIIVSAKKLQENGRDYLRISVADNGVGFGGTTSGSGIGLSNIRERLKQLYGDEARLELGMREPGGIEASIVLPLSYDLDEEGTTAN encoded by the coding sequence ATGAACGCACCACACCACAATGAACAAGCTAGCACCGACCAACCTCTGCCCGGCACCATCATTACGAAACTGGCGAGTTGGTCGGTTAAGGCCCAACACTACCCAAGCTTTAGCCAGACTTGGTTTAAATACCGTGCATTAGGCTTTGCTCTGCCGATGGGCGTGGTGGCTTTCATCATGGGCGGGATTTCCTTATTAATCGCCTTAGAGCCACGCGTCACAGGTGGAGAAGTCAAGCCGCACGCCATGTTTTTGGTGGTGTATATCGGACTACTTACCACCTTATTGCTGGGTCGATGGTTGGCGACTCTCGTTCGGAAACGCCAACTGCCGTCCAAACAAGAACGCATAGGCATCGCCATCGCACTCGTCATCGGGGTTGCTATCGGCTTCGGCATCACACGCTCGGCCGAATATTTTCTAACCCCAGAAGCAAAACAAGTTAAACAAAATGCTCAAAATACGCCAACCAAACAAGAGGCTAGCGCAAGCAAAGCGAGCGAAGCGCACGAATCCTCAGCCAGTCAGACGACAGAAAACTTGAAGAGCGGCGACGCACAAAACAAGAAAGTAGCGGTCGGTGTCTTTGTTGAAGATGAGAAAACGAGTAGTCCTCAGAAAAAAGAGAACATGGCCAACACCATTATTTGGCTGATTTTGTTGGTCTGGTGGGGTGGCTTATTTGACTTCATTGCTTATCTCAAACAAGGGCGGGTTATTCAAGAAGCGCTCATGCAGGAAAAGCTTGAGCGCTATCAACGCGAACGCAATCAGGCGCAAATGCGTCTCTCGGTTCTTGCTAGTCAGGTCGAACCACACTTTTTGTTCAACACTTTGTCCGGGGTACGCGCTGCCATGCTCAGCGATCCTGCCCGTGGCGTCGTCATCATCGATCATTTAGTGGATTATTTACGTTCCACGATTCCGCAAATGCGTAGTGATGGCAATCTCAAATTGGCGACACTGAGCAATCAATTCGCATCGATCAAAGCCTACCTCGGTGTCATTCATACCCGCATCCCGCGCTTACAATTCCGTGTTGAAAGTGAGGCGCCGTTGAACGACTGCGTAGTGCCACCGTTGATGTTGATTAGCTTGGTGGAGAACGCGGTCAAGCACGGCATCGAACCCAAAAAAGGTCCCGTAGAAATCATTGTCAGCGCGAAGAAATTGCAAGAAAATGGGCGCGACTATTTGCGTATCAGCGTGGCGGATAATGGTGTTGGTTTTGGTGGAACAACCTCGGGATCTGGCATAGGTTTGAGCAATATTCGCGAACGTCTCAAACAACTGTATGGCGATGAAGCGCGTCTCGAATTAGGGATGCGCGAGCCTGGAGGCATTGAAGCGAGCATCGTCCTACCGCTCAGTTATGATTTAGACGAAGAAGGTACGACGGCAAATTAA
- a CDS encoding PilT/PilU family type 4a pilus ATPase produces MERDQATKFMNDLLKLMLSKNGSDLFITADFPPAFKIDGKVTPVSNQVLTSAHTIDLARAIMNDRQASEFESTKECNFAINPPGLGRFRVSAFLQQGKVGMVLRTITSAIPTFEELRLPPQLKDIAMTKRGLVIMVGATGSGKSTTLAAMVGHRNANSYGHIITIEDPIEYVHPHGNCIITQREVGIDTDDWEIALKNTLRQAPDVIQIGEIRSRETMDLAIAFAETGHLCLATLHANSANQALDRMINFFPEERRQQLLMDLSLNLKAVISQRLVPMRLQKGRVAAIEIMINSPLISDLIFKGDVHEIKEIMKKSEELGMMTFDKALFDLHEADLISYEDALRNADSVNELRLAIKLKGKDASNRDLSAGTHHLGIV; encoded by the coding sequence ATGGAACGCGATCAGGCCACCAAGTTTATGAACGATTTGCTCAAGCTGATGTTGAGCAAAAATGGTTCCGATCTTTTTATCACGGCCGACTTCCCTCCCGCCTTTAAAATCGATGGCAAAGTGACGCCAGTATCCAATCAAGTACTAACCTCAGCCCACACCATCGATTTGGCGCGGGCCATCATGAACGACCGTCAAGCCTCTGAATTTGAATCAACTAAGGAATGTAACTTTGCGATTAATCCACCGGGCTTAGGGCGTTTCCGTGTCTCCGCTTTCCTACAACAAGGTAAAGTCGGTATGGTTCTTCGTACCATTACTTCTGCGATTCCGACCTTTGAAGAACTACGTTTGCCGCCACAACTCAAAGATATTGCCATGACCAAGCGCGGTCTGGTGATCATGGTCGGTGCGACCGGTTCTGGTAAATCCACCACGCTCGCTGCGATGGTAGGCCACCGCAATGCCAACAGCTACGGCCACATCATCACCATTGAAGATCCAATTGAATATGTCCACCCACATGGCAATTGCATCATCACCCAACGTGAAGTCGGTATCGATACCGATGATTGGGAAATCGCATTGAAAAACACTTTGCGTCAAGCCCCAGATGTCATTCAAATCGGTGAGATTCGCTCACGCGAAACCATGGATTTAGCGATTGCCTTCGCTGAAACTGGTCACTTGTGCTTAGCCACCTTGCACGCCAACAGCGCCAACCAAGCACTTGACCGTATGATCAACTTCTTCCCAGAAGAGCGACGTCAACAGCTATTAATGGATTTATCACTCAACTTAAAGGCGGTCATTTCTCAGCGTTTGGTTCCAATGCGTCTTCAAAAAGGCCGCGTTGCCGCCATCGAAATTATGATCAACAGCCCATTGATCTCGGACCTCATTTTCAAAGGTGACGTCCATGAGATCAAAGAAATCATGAAGAAATCGGAAGAGCTCGGCATGATGACCTTTGACAAAGCTTTGTTCGATCTGCACGAAGCCGATCTCATCTCTTACGAAGATGCCTTGCGTAATGCCGACTCTGTCAATGAATTGCGCCTTGCGATTAAGTTGAAAGGCAAGGACGCCAGCAATCGTGATTTGTCGGCCGGCACCCATCATTTGGGGATTGTGTGA